Genomic DNA from Turicibacter faecis:
TTGTAGGGCTAAATGGTGGAATCATTATCTCTAAAACAGGAGATATTTTATTTCGGGAAACTATCAATAACTCGATTGCTCGAAAAATCATGATTTTAATTCAACAAAAAGAGGTGTTACATTACTCGGTCAGTGATGGATTATGTGGCCACTATCATACGGCTTTTGGATGGTCCCACAAGACTTTTTATTTATTTGCCTTTTTTAAATTATTTTTAAAAACTTATGGGCTTACTTTAGATGAGGCGTTAAATCGACCCGTTGTTCAAATTTCAGTCAAATTAAAAAGTGCCGACGAAGCGTCTTCCTTTGCTCATCAAATGAATCAATTGTTTGGAAAAGATATTGTGGCTTTTTCTAATCTACGCCATGTTGATATTGCGGCTAGGGGTCTTTCGAAGGCAACGGGAATTGAATATATTGCGAATCGGCATGGGATTGATGCGAATGATATTTATTGTATGGGAGATAGTTTTAATGATTTGCCTATGTTAAAACGCTATCATGGATTCACGCTTCCAGAGGCCCATCAGACGATTAAAGAAAATGTACGTGGAGTATTTGAAACGGTGGGCGATGCGCTCACACAAATTTTAAAGGGGTAAGGAAAGGTCAAAGGGAACTTTGGCTTTTTTTGTGTGAGCTATCACCAATCGGGGCTAAAGTGGATATACTATCAGTGAATCGTTCTATTGACGTGTGATATCATTTGTCAACAGATTGGTTAAAGGGGAGTGAGTTTATGTATGATCGACCACGTTTTAATCGCCGTAATCCTTATTCTTTTTTAAGGGGATATCGTGAGAATCATGAAGGGGGCTTTGACCCAAATTTTGTTCCGGTTCCGTATCCAGGTGAATTTGGTGGATTAGGTTCATTTATTGTCGGAGGGTTAGCGGGTGCCTTTTTGGCGAGTGCCTTTGGTAATAAGCATGATCAGGCGGCGCATCCAGCACAAGCTACGACCAGTTCGGTTCAACCCGTCATTCAACCGGTACCGGTCGTCCAAGGAATGCCTTATAATTATTCGCCTTATGGATATATGTCACCGACATCGCAATTAAAGGAGCCTAAGGTGAAAGAAAAAGATGACGACGAGGAGTTATATCCGGATTTTGATGAGTGGAAAGGAAAACAACCGGTAAAAGAAACACATCAAGTCTATACCATCCCAAATCAGGCAACGTCTAACAAAATGCCAACGTACCAACAGGCGCCCATGTATCAACAAGTGCCCGTGTATCAACAGGCGCCCGTGTATTACCAACCGATGATGCCGGCTTATCAGGTGATGCAACAATCCATGATGCCTTACCCATCAAGAAATGGTTCGGCCCGTTGGATAACAACAGATGTTTCTCCGTATCAGGAAAGTTCCGGTCCGTTTATGGCAATGGTTCCGGTCGTGACACATCAAGTGGCGTTAGAAAGTCGTCCAGCAACTCAGGTGATGCCTTATTATATGATGCCTGTCCAACAAAGTCCGCTTCTTTAACAGTGGAATAAAAAAACTCGAAGAATGTCCCGCTAATTTGGAGTTTTCCTCGAGTTTTTTTATGATTATTTTGTTAAAAATCATCATTTTCTTCAATCGCGTGGTATTTGTTTGGCGGGTCTTCCGGTAACTTGAACGGGTTAACGTGAACGGTACAGTGTTTAATTTGAGGAAGGTGATGTTCAAGTTGATAGTGGACCTGCTCTGCAATCGCATGGGCTTTAATAAGGCTTAAAGTAGGATCGACAGAAATTTCTAGATCAACATAAATTCGATTGGAATGGATCCGCGTTTTTAATGAATCGATGGCAAGG
This window encodes:
- a CDS encoding HAD-IIB family hydrolase, producing the protein MKLFASDYDGTYWKHTFKGQVDLVKNIKQTKQWREEGNLFVFATGRPISMMRLEKYMHGIVYDYIVGLNGGIIISKTGDILFRETINNSIARKIMILIQQKEVLHYSVSDGLCGHYHTAFGWSHKTFYLFAFFKLFLKTYGLTLDEALNRPVVQISVKLKSADEASSFAHQMNQLFGKDIVAFSNLRHVDIAARGLSKATGIEYIANRHGIDANDIYCMGDSFNDLPMLKRYHGFTLPEAHQTIKENVRGVFETVGDALTQILKG